Proteins co-encoded in one Papaver somniferum cultivar HN1 chromosome 5, ASM357369v1, whole genome shotgun sequence genomic window:
- the LOC113279395 gene encoding uncharacterized protein LOC113279395 produces MDPIRPEFELLDSAGLEYHRWVADVETTFVAKDFTSTIKPSADAAPATEKDKANALMFLKRHIDPNLRWVYHHLKTPKELWDALDSRFGNIHNSLIPQLNVLCNEIRFLDYVKVNDFQKDMLQIQAHMNFCGKNLTDEKMIQKTLSTFPTSSMILANQYRLEVDNKRITTFGRLINLLQVAERHNEILVNNNARAVRKKKVSESNHGKVNKGKGPKEKRDRHSDSDPYPRGDNTSRGRGSKGHNRGRGRNGHSNVWHREGTSGHSGSDPKFEKTPMNPATKKAADGSAPCFKCGFTGHWYKHCKASANVATIYKKYREAIEQEANYTEENTVTPDANLTISDFLGNGDFAPTMDVPDFSWA; encoded by the coding sequence ATGGACCCAATTCGACCGGAATTCGAACTTTTGGACTCAGCAGGACTTGAGTACCACCGTTGGGTCGCTGATGTGGAAACTACCTTCGTTGCAAAGGATTTCACCTCCACTATCAAGCCATCTGCCGACGCTGCTCCGGCAActgagaaagacaaagctaatgcTCTCATGTTCCTCAAGAGGCATATCGATCCTAACCTGCGATGGGTTTATCATCACTTGAAGACACCAAAAGAGCTATGGGATGCTCTCGATAGCCGGTTTGGTAACATTCACAATTCCTTAATACCACAATTGAACGTCTTGTGTAATGAAATCCGGTTTCTCGATTATGTAAAAGTGAATGATTTCCAAAAAGATATGCTGCAAATTCAGGCACATATGAACTTTTGTGGAAAGAACCTTACTGATGAGAAAATGATTCAGAAAACCCTATCGACCTTTCCTACCTCTTCCATGATACTAGCAAACCAGTATCGTTTAGAGGTAGATAACAAAAGAATCACCACATTCGGTAGGTTGATAAACTTACTGCAAGTGGCCGAAAGGCACAATGAGATTCTTGTCAACAACAATGCCAGAGCTGTCAGGAAAAAGAAAGTTTCTGAATCCAATCATGGCAAGGTCAACAAAGGGAAGGGCCCCAAAGAAAAGAGGGATCGACATTCTGATTCAGATCCATATCCACGTGGAGATAACACCTCTCGTGGAAGAGGAAGTAAGGGACATAATCGAGGTCGAGGGCGAAATGGTCATTCTAATGTTTGGCATAGAGAAGGAACTTCTGGCCATAGTGGTAGCGATCCTAAGTTCGAGAAAACCCCTATGAATCCCGCCACTAAAAAGGCTGCAGATGGAAGTGCGCCTTGTTTTAAGTGTGGATTCACCGGACATTGGTACAAGCATTGCAAGGCTAGCGCCAATGTAGCTACGATCTACAAAAAGTACCGGGAAGCTATCGAACAGGAGGCTAACTACACAGAAGAAAATACTGTTACCCCTGATGCTAACCTCACAATCTCAGATTTCCTGGGAAACGGGGACTTTGCCCCAACAATGGATGTGCCTGACTTTTCCTGGGCCTAA